The Novosphingobium sp. G106 genome contains a region encoding:
- a CDS encoding IS5 family transposase (programmed frameshift) — translation MGVMDRLVLSDAAWERMAPLIIGRPDQKGSTGRDNRMFVEAVLWIVRTGSPWRDLPEVFGDWNSVFRRFSRWSAKGVWWRIFEAMSDDPDFEYLIVDSTVVRAHQHAAGAKKGSEDQAIGRSRGGLSTKIHLAVRGLGCPVRFALTAGHRGDVPQAAPLIGGLPAKVVMADTAYIAAKGAVAVIPSNPSRARKHPLDKHLYVQRHLVECCFSKLKQFRRVATRFEKTARNYRAVVTLAAIVLWLR, via the exons TTGGGTGTGATGGACCGATTGGTGTTGAGCGATGCGGCGTGGGAGCGGATGGCTCCTTTGATCATCGGACGCCCTGATCAGAAGGGCTCGACCGGCCGGGACAACCGCATGTTCGTCGAGGCAGTTCTCTGGATCGTGCGGACGGGTTCGCCCTGGCGCGACCTTCCTGAGGTGTTCGGAGACTGGAACAGCGTGTTCCGGCGCTTCAGCCGATGGAGCGCGAAGGGTGTCTGGTGGCGGATATTCGAGGCGATGTCCGATGATCCGGACTTCGAGTATCTGATCGTAGATTCCACCGTGGTTCGCGCTCACCAACATGCAGCGGGGGCCAAAAAG GGGTCTGAAGATCAAGCCATCGGCCGTTCCCGCGGCGGCTTGAGCACCAAGATCCACCTTGCGGTTCGCGGTCTGGGCTGCCCAGTACGGTTTGCTCTTACCGCCGGTCATCGCGGCGATGTGCCGCAAGCCGCACCGCTGATCGGAGGGCTCCCCGCCAAGGTCGTCATGGCCGATACCGCCTACATCGCGGCAAAGGGCGCTGTCGCTGTCATACCCAGTAACCCGTCGCGCGCCCGCAAGCATCCGCTCGACAAGCATCTCTACGTGCAACGCCATCTCGTCGAATGCTGCTTCAGCAAGCTCAAGCAGTTCCGTCGGGTCGCCACTCGCTTCGAGAAAACCGCTCGAAACTATCGCGCCGTCGTCACCCTCGCCGCAATCGTCCTATGGCTCAGATAA